The Psychrobacter raelei genome contains the following window.
TTCGGCATCTAGGCGTGCTTTTTCTTCAGCCTTTTGCGCTTTTATAATAGCCAGCTCGTCGGGTGTAGGTGGTACGATTGGGTCGCTTTTACGGCGCAGTATCCAATAATCAAACAAGGCGCGGCCAATCGGTGCGGCTGTTGAGCCACCACCGCCACCGTTTTCGACCAAGACGGCCACAGCAATCTCAGGGTCTTCTACCGGTGCAAAGCCGGTGAACCACGCGTGGTCCCAGTGGCGCTTATCTAAAGCGGCCTTGTTATAGCTTTTGCCCTGAGCAATGGACTTGACCTGAGCGGTACCGGTTTTACCAGCGATGCGATACCGCGGAGTATAAATACCGTGACCGGTTCCTCTTTTAACGGTCTCCTCCATCGCATCGCGCATTTTTAGCCAGTCCGCTTGGGTGCCATTAAATTCAATTTGACCTGTCGGCCGATCAATAGGATGTACCTCTGCAGCACCTTCAGATCGCTTAAGCATATGCGGGGTAAGCTTCTTACCTAAGTTTGCGGTCATGGCTGTGGCATTAGCAACCTGAAGCGGCGTCGCCAAAAAGTAACCTTGGCCAATACTGACCGAAATGGTCTCACCCGGTAGCCAGTCTTTATCATAGGTGTCTTTTTTCCACTTAGGGGAGGGCATAACGCCAGATTTCTCACCTGGCAAATCAATACCGGTAGGGCTGCCAAAGCCAAAGCGGATCATCCAATCATGCAGTCGTTGAATGCCCAATTGATACGACAATTTATAATAGTAAGTATCCACAGACATGACGATAGATTTGGTGAGGTTAACCGTACCATGACCGCCTTTTTTCCAGTCACGAAAGCGGTGACTGTCGCCCGGTAGGGTAAAGTAGCCGGGGTCATAAATGGTATCATTCCAGCCCATTACCCCATAATGAATAGCGCCCAAACCCTCAAAAGGCTTGATGGTAGAGGCCGGAGGGTACATGCCCTGAAGCGCTCGGTTATAAAGAGGCTGATCGGGGTCATCGCGCAGCGCCCCATAATCTTTAAAAGAGATGCCCGAAATAAAAGGGTTAGGGTCAAAGCTTGGGTTACTAACGAAGGCTAAGACATCGCCATTTTTAGGGTCAATGGCGACAATAGCACCGCGGCGGCCGTTAAGTTGTTCTTGAGCCACCTTTTGTAGGCCGTAATCTAGGCTTAAATAAATGTCATTACCTGGAACAGGCGGCGTGCTATCAAGTTTGCGCAGCACATCGCCATGGACGTTGGTCTCGACCGCTTGATGCCCAGGCTTACCGAGCAATAAATCCTCATAGTAATTCTCGATACCAATCTTGCCAATTAAATCAGTGCCTGCATAACGCTCTTTGTCTATTTTCTTAGACTCTTTATCATTAATACGACCCACATAGCCGATAACGTGCGCAAATAAATCATCATAAGGATAGCTGCGCGTTAGTTTGCTTTGGATGCTCACGCCTTTAAAAAATGGCTTACGCTCACTAAACTGCGCCATTTGCGCATCAGTGATGTCAATTTTTACCGTGACCGGATCATTTTTATTTTTGTCAATGCGTGCCAAGATATCGGTAATGTCCTCTTCAGTTAAATTGAAGATAGGCGCTAACAGATGCAACGTACGTGCCGGATCCTTAATCTCATCTGGGCTAAGCATGGCTGTAAACACCGGCTTATTATCGGCCAGCAAATAGCCATTACGGTCATAGATATAACCGCGAGAGGGCGGATCTGAGATGAGCTTAACCCGGTTGTTGTCTGCTTGAGTGATGTATTTTTCGTGAGAATACACTTGCAAGTACCAATAGCGGGCCATAAGCACCGAAAGGCCTAAGAAGATAAATAGCGCAGCAAAAAAAATACGGCTGATAAACACCCGATTTTCTTGTCGAATATCTGAGGAGATAGGTTGTTTCATTAAGTGTATATGCTTAGCAGGCAAAAAGATTGGAAGGTGAGGGCTTAGTATGCGGGTAAAAAAACCAATATTTCTAATTATATCATACCAAACTGTGCTGCATGGTAATTGAGCGCAAATATTCAAAGACAGTTTTTAATGCTATTTATCTGAGTGGGAAATTTTTAATCAGCTGTTTTATTGAGCAAAATTAAACAGTGACTTATAAGATTAGGGGTTAACTATTGCACAATTTGATGATATCAAGCTATTATCAGTGCCTGCTATGATTTGCGAGTACGCTTAAGTAAATCAGTGGTGGGTGTGTTAGAATTTGGCACACAAAATGACCGATACACGGAAGTGGGTGTTTAACCTAAGTCTATAAAGAACAATAAAGAATAAGTGATATATCCAACATGTTCTCTTCTATTTGGCAAGTCTTAACCGCACATCCTGAATTTTTAGCGATGCTCACTATCCCGTTTGTGACGGCATTTGTGACTTGGGCGCATGTTTGGATGGCATTAAAAATGCTGTTTTATCCCATTAAGTTTTGGGGGATAAAAATTCCTAACCTACCGTTTGGCTGGCAGGGTATTGGCTGGCAGGGTATTGTGCCGCGTAAGGCAGGTAAAATCTCAGGGGTCATTGTTGATCAGACCTTATCTAAGCTTGGCTCACTTGATGAATTCTTTAAGGCGATGGAGCCTGAAGAGATGGCTGACTTTATTACTAAAACAGTCGACGCCAATCTTGAACATCTTATTGATGAGATTATGAATGAGCGCTCTGCCTCTTTGTGGAGCAATTTGCCGTATGCATTAAAGCGCCGCATCTACGCGCATGCCCATGAGCAGCTTCCCATTATCATGCGTGAGCTTGTGGTAGACTTAACCCACAACGTAGAAGACTTGGTAGATATGCGCCAAATGATTGTGCGCACTATGGAAAATGACCGCCGTTTGATGGTCAATATGTTTTTGAAGGTGGGCCAAAAAGAGATCAACTTTATTTGGCATATTAGTGCGCTTATAGGCTTTGTGTTTGGTATCGTGCAGATGTTTATTTATCTGTTGGTGCCACAGCACTGGACAGTGCCATTTTTTGCTGCCATCTGGGGCTTTTTGACTAACTGGATTGCCATTTGGATGGTGTTTAATCCAGTAGAGCCGGTACCGGTTAAGTATTTAAGACTGTTTAAAAAGGTCAAAGGCTTTCCTTTTGTGGTGCCAGTTATCCCTCGTATGGACACCTATTATTGGCAGGGCGGCTTTATGAAGCGTCAGCCTGAAGTGTCGGAGGTGTTCGCCGGCATCGTGGTGCAAGAGCTGGTAACCCTTGAGAACATCATGAATGAGATGATGTATGGCTATAAAGCGGCTGAGACCCGCAATCTAATGAAGCGCCATTTATATGGGGTGTTAGAGTCACCTGTGGTCAGCACCACTTTGCGTGTCGGCTTGGGGCGACGAGAGTTTGGTCAGCTCAAAAATACCATTATCGATAAGTCTATTGATGCCACTATGGTGCCTATCCGTGATCCGGGGCTTAATGAAAGCCGTGCTAGCAAGATTTATGGCCTGTTTTGTGAGCGTATTAAAGCGTTAACACCCAGAGAGTTCCAAAACTTGCTGCGCCCCGCCTTTAGAGAGGATGAAACCACATTAATTATCTTGGGTGGGGTGACGGGTTTTTTGGCCGGTTGGCTACACTTAATACTGGTCTTTTTCCCCATCAGTGGCGGTTAGATTTATAATTAGACCCATGACCGCTATAAGCCGCATCCTTATGCAGGGCACAAGCTATCTCTGTCTTAAGCGGCGTCTTAGGCAGGTTTTTCGGGTTAAGTGGTTTGTTACCAAGGCTGTTTATATGGCCCGTAACTCTATATAATAGCCGCTATAAATTGTCTTTGATAAAGCCACTCTATTGACTGAGTGGCTTTATTCGTCAAGAGCGCATAACTTACTAAAAAGGTTATCAATAGAGACTACATAATTAGTGATGTCATGTATGTCATGCGTCCTGATAGACCAAGCGCAGTTAAGTTAAGCGTGGCCAATTAGGCAAAGACAAATGCTATTAAAATATGAGTAACACAAATATCAGTGTTCACCATGCCTTGAGTGATGGTCGACAATTTAAAGTTTCATGAGTATTCACACGCTTATTTTGATGGGGCAAAACCTGCCTCATGATGATAAATAAGCAACAGCGTAGTAGTTTTAGGGCGAGCGAATATGGTAATTACTGAGCTAGGGTATTTTGCTTTAGTGGCATCAATGGTATTGGCGTTACTGCAAGTGGTGCTACCAACTTTTGGCATTGTCCGGCAGCAGCCTCATTTGCAGCGTTTGGCTCCAAGCTTAGCTTGGGCACAGTTCGTGGCAGTAGGATTGTCCTTTTTGGCACTGATGGCTGGGTTTTATTATAACGACTTTACTTTAGTGTATGTCGCCCAGCACTCCAACTCTTTGCTGCCTTGGTACTATAAGCTATCTGCCACTTGGGGTGGTCACGAAGGGTCTTTACTATTGTGGGTAACCATTTTGGCTGGCTGGTCATCCATGGTGGCTTGGTTTAGCCGCGGCTTACCACTCAATATGCGTGCTCGCGTTTTAGTCATCTTAGCGGCCGTACAGTTGATGATGTTGGCCATGCTGATTTTTACCTCATCACCTTTTGATCGCACCTTACCCAATGTCCCTGTGGATGGGGCGGATCTAAACCCCTTACTACAAGACCCCGGCTTAATTTTCCATCCACCTATGCTATATATGGGCTATGTGGGAATGGCAGTGCCGTTTGCATTTTGTATGGCGGCGCTTTGGGCCGGTCGTTTGGATGCGGTATGGACGCGTTGGTCTCGCCCGTGGGCGCTAGCGGCATGGGGCTTTTTGACCTTGGGTATCGCTTTGGGCTCTTGGTGGGCTTATTATGAGCTTGGTTGGGGCGGTTGGTGGTTCTGGGATCCGGTTGAGAATGCATCCTTGATGCCTTGGCTGGCATGTACGGCCTTAATTCACTCGTTGGCGGTAACTGAAAAGCGTGGGGTGTTTAAAGCGTGGACCATTATGCTGTCTATCTTCGCCTTTGCGCTAAGCTTACTGGGAACCTTCTTGGTACGCTCAGGGGTGATTACCTCTGTGCATTCTTTTGCTGCTGATCCCACGCGTGGTCTGGCCATTTTAGCCATCTTAGGGGTGGTGATTGGCTCAGGGTTATTTGTGTTCGCTGTGCGCGGATGGCGCTTGACCGTTGAGAGTCATTATGGTCTAAAATCACGTGAGACCTTATTAGTAATCAACAACATAGTAATATTAGTGGCCACCTTAGTGGTTCTACTAGGAACCTTGTATCCCATCATTGCTGACTCCTTTAATTTGGGTCAGGTATCGGTGGGCCCTCCTTACTTTAACGCCTTGTTCGTGCCTTTGGCGTGGCTGATTTTATTGACTATGGGTATGGGCTCAAACTTGCGCTGGAAGCAAGACAAACGCCCACTGCTGGGTGCTGCTACCACCATTTTGGTAAGCAGTGCATTGTTAGCCGGTATTATTACCTACCTCATTACCAAAAGTCTTAATGTCCAAATTATTATCACCGGTTTATTGTGTTTGTGGGTGCTGGGCTGGATGTTGTATGACATCAAAGAAAAAACCCGCAATGCACCAAGCCTTGGCCAAGGTCTAAAGCGTTTAAAAGCTCATTATTGGGGCATGCAAATTGCGCATGTGGGCGTATTGATTGTCGCTTTGGGTATTGGTGTGACCACCGCGCTGAGTGTCGAAAAAGATGTGGCAATGACGGTGGGCGATACTGTGGATGTCAATGATTACCACTTTACTTTAGTTGACTTTGAACAAGTGCGCGGCAAAAACTATGATGCCACTCAAGCGGAGATTAAGGTCGAAAAAAACGGTAAGTTTGTGACCACGTTATACCCACAAAAACGTGATTATGTGGTCAGTAGCATGCCTATGACCGAAGCGGGTATCCAAACCACTATGCTACGAGATGTCTATGTGGCCCTAGGCGAGCCGATTAATGTCAATGAGCCTGAGGGTAATTGGGCAGTGCGTGTGTATGTTAAGCCCATGATTGCATGGCTATGGCTTGGTGCCATAGTGATGGCGTTAGGCGGCATTATCAGTATGCTAGATCGTCGTTATCGCCTAAAAAAATCTTAATTAAGATTGGTTAGGCGTAGTCAGTCGTATACGTTAAGCTAGGTTCATAACTTGTTATTTAAGGAAGCTATAAATGTCTGATCCGGTCATGAAGAAGTCACAATTTAAGGTCTGGTTTTTAATTCCACTGATTGTCTTTGCAGGTCTGATTGTCATGTTCTTTGCTCGGTTGGGTAAACCGACAGAGGTGGTCATTGATAATGCGCTCAACCGTCCGGTTCCGACTTTTGACTTGCCGCTTTTGTCTGACCCTTCAAAAAATGTGAGCAATGCAGATTTACCTAAGACGCCATTTTTAATTAACGTCTGGGGCTCTTGGTGCCCAACCTGTATCGTTGAGCACCCTTATTTAATGCAGCTGCATGAGCAGGGCGTCCCTATTGTGGGTGTTAACTATAAAGATGAGCTTGAAAATGCCAATGGTTATCTGGCGGATGGTGGCGATCCTTTCTTATTTAGCTTCCGTGATTATTCAGGCAGCTTTGCCATTGATCTAGGTCTGACAGGAGCGCCTGAGACCTTTGTGGTGGATTCGGAGAATAACATTCGCCAACACATTATCGGTGAGGTGGCTGAGGAGAACTGGAAGGCGCGTATTGAACCTTGTGTCTCTTTGCTCAATAAGCTTGGTGAACAACAAGCGGATTTATCTGCCGCAGATACCGCCAAAAATATCGCAGAGGTGTGTAAATGAATGCATCAAGCCTAACATTACAGTCATTTGGCCGAGCCCTAAAATATAGCCTAAGTATCTTATTTCTGGCCTTTAGCCTTATGGGAATTCATACTTCGGCGCAGGCTGCCATTGAGGTGTATGAGTTTAACAGCCCCAGCCAAGAGGCGCAGTATAAAGCCTTGATTGAAGAGTTTCGTTGCCCAAAGTGCCAAAACCAAAATTTAGCCGGCTCTGACTCACAAATTGCACAAGACCTAAAGCGTAAAACTTATGAGATGGTCATCGCCGGACAAAGTGATGCGCAAATTCGCGAATACATGTATGAGCGTTACGGCGACTTTATCAGCTATAAACCGCCTGTACGTCCTTCTACTTGGATCTTATGGTATTTTCCACCACTGATTTTAATTTTATTGGTAGCGGGCTGGTTGTGGCGCACCAAACAAGGCCAGAGAAATAAGGCGTTGGCCACAGCACAGGCTGCTCAAAGTGATACAAAAGCGGCGAGCCGCCTAACCGATGCTGACAAAATTGAGTCAGAATTATCCAGTGAAGAAGCAGCCAAGCTAAATGCGTTACTACGCAAACACGGCTCAACATCTGATGCAAATAGCCCAACAAAACGCTCCGATAGCGATTTAAAATAGCCTAAGCTTTTATAACGCAGCAGTGAATGTAGGCTTCACAGCCTATCTTATGCGCTTTATACCTCAACTTGTAAGGAGTTAAATCATGCCAACGTTAGTGATTTTTGTCGCGCTGGCAATAATATTGACACTTGTCTTGGCGGTTATTGTCTTAATGCCTTGGCTTAGAGTAGATAAATCTGCTCAAAATAATCAACTGATCGTGCTAAATATTGAGGTATTTAAAGAGCGTCTAGAGGAGCTAAAAGCCGACTATAATTTAGGCGGCATGAGTGAGGCTGAGTTTAAAACTCAAAAAACTGAGCTTGAGCGTCAACTGCTTTTGGCCAGTGATGATAAAAACAGCCTTATTTTGGACGATAACCTAGATACCGATTTGGCACATAATGGGCATAGCAGCAGCGCCATTGCCAAGGCCCAGCGTGAGCAAAGATTCACCCGCAGTGCCAAAGCACGCTTAACTATCTTGATCTGTGTGCCCATTTTGATGATCATGGCATACTTTTTGTCTGGTAATCGAACCGCTGTGACGAATCTGTGGCAAGCGCAAGATAAGGTGGGGCAGGTAGCAGATGACTTATTGACCGGCAAAATTGATGCCCCGCCTGAGTGGGCCACCGAAGATAGTATTGGTCTGATGGGCGCCATCCAGACCAACGTGCATCATCATGCCTATGACCCTATGCGCTGGATGCGATTGGCCGATATTTTAATGGCATTTGAAGCCAATGACCAAGCGTTAGAAGCCCAGTCACGTGCTTATCGCTTAAGTCCAGAAGATGAAGAAGTCGCCGTTGCCTACGCTCAGACCAAGTTCTTCACCAGTGGCGGTATGCTAGATAGCAGCAGCCGTGAAGCATTACAAAATGTACTAAGAAAAAATCCAGAGCATCAAGGCGCCCAAATGCTTATGGCAATGGGTGAGGCCCGCTCAGGTAACTATGAGCAGGCACAAGCATGGGTTGAGCGTTTAAGACAAGGCATTGCTGCCAGAGATGGCGATCACAGTGAGGCTTTAAATAGCTTAAATGAGTTAAGCCGTAATATTGCTCAGCAGCAACAGGCAGCGTTACAAGCACAAACCTCAGGAGCCAAGAGCACTACAGATAGCGCTGCTTCTGCCCAGTCTGTGGCAGTTACCGTGACGTTAAACAAAAGCTTGGACAGTATGGTTGAGCCCAGCGATATACTGTTTGTGACCGTTCAAGAGGCCACAGGCGGTGCCCCATTGGCAGTGAAGCGCGTGCCGGCTACTCAGTTAAGCAGTGCAGTGAGTGGCTTTAATATCGAGCTTAATGACAATGATGCGATGATGCCTACCCATACCTTGTCAAAAGCTATGGCTGAAGGCAAGTCTTTGGTAGTAAAAGCCCGTATTAGTAAATCAGGGCAAGCGATGACAGCGTCCGGTGATTTAGAAGCCACTGACTTACCCTTAGAGTATCAGGGGGTAGCGGGTGATTTAAAAGTGGCACTTGAGATTAATAAACAGGTGCCTTAATGGGCATGGGTTTTGAGATCAGTTGCAACAAAGCTTTTCTCAAAACCGTAGGGCACAGCACAAACAGGGCATAACAAAAATA
Protein-coding sequences here:
- the mrdA gene encoding penicillin-binding protein 2, with amino-acid sequence MKQPISSDIRQENRVFISRIFFAALFIFLGLSVLMARYWYLQVYSHEKYITQADNNRVKLISDPPSRGYIYDRNGYLLADNKPVFTAMLSPDEIKDPARTLHLLAPIFNLTEEDITDILARIDKNKNDPVTVKIDITDAQMAQFSERKPFFKGVSIQSKLTRSYPYDDLFAHVIGYVGRINDKESKKIDKERYAGTDLIGKIGIENYYEDLLLGKPGHQAVETNVHGDVLRKLDSTPPVPGNDIYLSLDYGLQKVAQEQLNGRRGAIVAIDPKNGDVLAFVSNPSFDPNPFISGISFKDYGALRDDPDQPLYNRALQGMYPPASTIKPFEGLGAIHYGVMGWNDTIYDPGYFTLPGDSHRFRDWKKGGHGTVNLTKSIVMSVDTYYYKLSYQLGIQRLHDWMIRFGFGSPTGIDLPGEKSGVMPSPKWKKDTYDKDWLPGETISVSIGQGYFLATPLQVANATAMTANLGKKLTPHMLKRSEGAAEVHPIDRPTGQIEFNGTQADWLKMRDAMEETVKRGTGHGIYTPRYRIAGKTGTAQVKSIAQGKSYNKAALDKRHWDHAWFTGFAPVEDPEIAVAVLVENGGGGGSTAAPIGRALFDYWILRRKSDPIVPPTPDELAIIKAQKAEEKARLDAERDAQAALQEALKEQQKQSGTTQPSDKPVEKSADKPKPAQSN
- a CDS encoding DUF445 domain-containing protein, giving the protein MFSSIWQVLTAHPEFLAMLTIPFVTAFVTWAHVWMALKMLFYPIKFWGIKIPNLPFGWQGIGWQGIVPRKAGKISGVIVDQTLSKLGSLDEFFKAMEPEEMADFITKTVDANLEHLIDEIMNERSASLWSNLPYALKRRIYAHAHEQLPIIMRELVVDLTHNVEDLVDMRQMIVRTMENDRRLMVNMFLKVGQKEINFIWHISALIGFVFGIVQMFIYLLVPQHWTVPFFAAIWGFLTNWIAIWMVFNPVEPVPVKYLRLFKKVKGFPFVVPVIPRMDTYYWQGGFMKRQPEVSEVFAGIVVQELVTLENIMNEMMYGYKAAETRNLMKRHLYGVLESPVVSTTLRVGLGRREFGQLKNTIIDKSIDATMVPIRDPGLNESRASKIYGLFCERIKALTPREFQNLLRPAFREDETTLIILGGVTGFLAGWLHLILVFFPISGG
- a CDS encoding heme lyase CcmF/NrfE family subunit; protein product: MVITELGYFALVASMVLALLQVVLPTFGIVRQQPHLQRLAPSLAWAQFVAVGLSFLALMAGFYYNDFTLVYVAQHSNSLLPWYYKLSATWGGHEGSLLLWVTILAGWSSMVAWFSRGLPLNMRARVLVILAAVQLMMLAMLIFTSSPFDRTLPNVPVDGADLNPLLQDPGLIFHPPMLYMGYVGMAVPFAFCMAALWAGRLDAVWTRWSRPWALAAWGFLTLGIALGSWWAYYELGWGGWWFWDPVENASLMPWLACTALIHSLAVTEKRGVFKAWTIMLSIFAFALSLLGTFLVRSGVITSVHSFAADPTRGLAILAILGVVIGSGLFVFAVRGWRLTVESHYGLKSRETLLVINNIVILVATLVVLLGTLYPIIADSFNLGQVSVGPPYFNALFVPLAWLILLTMGMGSNLRWKQDKRPLLGAATTILVSSALLAGIITYLITKSLNVQIIITGLLCLWVLGWMLYDIKEKTRNAPSLGQGLKRLKAHYWGMQIAHVGVLIVALGIGVTTALSVEKDVAMTVGDTVDVNDYHFTLVDFEQVRGKNYDATQAEIKVEKNGKFVTTLYPQKRDYVVSSMPMTEAGIQTTMLRDVYVALGEPINVNEPEGNWAVRVYVKPMIAWLWLGAIVMALGGIISMLDRRYRLKKS
- a CDS encoding DsbE family thiol:disulfide interchange protein; translated protein: MSDPVMKKSQFKVWFLIPLIVFAGLIVMFFARLGKPTEVVIDNALNRPVPTFDLPLLSDPSKNVSNADLPKTPFLINVWGSWCPTCIVEHPYLMQLHEQGVPIVGVNYKDELENANGYLADGGDPFLFSFRDYSGSFAIDLGLTGAPETFVVDSENNIRQHIIGEVAEENWKARIEPCVSLLNKLGEQQADLSAADTAKNIAEVCK
- a CDS encoding cytochrome c-type biogenesis protein, whose protein sequence is MGIHTSAQAAIEVYEFNSPSQEAQYKALIEEFRCPKCQNQNLAGSDSQIAQDLKRKTYEMVIAGQSDAQIREYMYERYGDFISYKPPVRPSTWILWYFPPLILILLVAGWLWRTKQGQRNKALATAQAAQSDTKAASRLTDADKIESELSSEEAAKLNALLRKHGSTSDANSPTKRSDSDLK
- the ccmI gene encoding c-type cytochrome biogenesis protein CcmI, coding for MPTLVIFVALAIILTLVLAVIVLMPWLRVDKSAQNNQLIVLNIEVFKERLEELKADYNLGGMSEAEFKTQKTELERQLLLASDDKNSLILDDNLDTDLAHNGHSSSAIAKAQREQRFTRSAKARLTILICVPILMIMAYFLSGNRTAVTNLWQAQDKVGQVADDLLTGKIDAPPEWATEDSIGLMGAIQTNVHHHAYDPMRWMRLADILMAFEANDQALEAQSRAYRLSPEDEEVAVAYAQTKFFTSGGMLDSSSREALQNVLRKNPEHQGAQMLMAMGEARSGNYEQAQAWVERLRQGIAARDGDHSEALNSLNELSRNIAQQQQAALQAQTSGAKSTTDSAASAQSVAVTVTLNKSLDSMVEPSDILFVTVQEATGGAPLAVKRVPATQLSSAVSGFNIELNDNDAMMPTHTLSKAMAEGKSLVVKARISKSGQAMTASGDLEATDLPLEYQGVAGDLKVALEINKQVP